One genomic window of Luteitalea pratensis includes the following:
- a CDS encoding glucoamylase family protein, whose product MKMHEPAVDPRVTSRVAACIGIVPGGDARIDLQACRRVGREAALALPEARRGHGRASQIRRLTARLRVHLKSAMARTYASADVRTWLTENARLLASAESEARDFLWNSHDYPSVSYAGAERPRVSVLAAGYLDDAAKAGFSEEGLAAFLRGAQDAHDLQLGELWAVRGALMLELLHRVVEAAADVDEARLPLLIDSIRRIGDANWKQLFAAVSVVDGVLVADPSGAYAAMDDGSRDAYRHVVSHLARHGSASEREVAEAAVCLADAVADAQAPGVIDAGTRRTHVGYYLVDDGLPALKTLVGYRAPLLRRVADVVTSAPAGFYLGGVSLVTLAIVVSTLDLIDAPATIWVAFLLLLLPAMQAAVEFVNALVPAVTRPRGVPKLDFSKGIPPDCETMVAVPALLLNEQHVHELVMDLEIRYLANRDPQLYFALLSDSVDAVDSAGAACEPLVPLAISLIDGLNARYGTAGRTPFYLFHRHRVYNASEQRWMGWERKRGKLLDLNRLLRGGYDSFPVKVGNLDVLPRIRYVITLDSDTQLPREAAHRLIGALAHPLNRAVIDHASQQVVEGYGILQPRIGISTQSASRSWLARLLSGQTGIDIYTRAISDPYQDLFGEGSYTGKGIYDVDAFHAVLEQRFPENALLSHDLIEGIVARAALVSDIELIDDYPTHFSAYSRRKHRWMRGDWQILRWLMPRVPDGLGRMVENHFNAISRWKILDNLRRSLLEPAMVLLLLAGWFVLRGGAGLWTALSIAMLLLPVYAGLAVSLLRAPWGRTGFLRWCASTLRSFARQHLMVMLTLTFLLYDALLALDAIVRSLSRVFVTRKRLLEWETAAETRNASGPKRAADAYLDWSPAIVLTLLAALVAIRPSSVPAASPVLALWFCARPLAAWLSRAPGNGRVAVSADDEAWLRTQAWRMWRYFREFSTAGRNWLIPDHVREDGVAAERLSPTNLGFLLNARVAAVHLGQLTVEEFARETRLTLDGMRKLPLIRGHVPNWTDVETCRVLDPMFVSTVDSGNLVASLWTLKQAATTFAREAPPADRLWGGIRDLARLLASTSHPGAHALAERVLRVDGAWASALPQLEELARHFAADVTALEVSANSGDDVSWWAVELVERLAQARAWMSAGLTPATRADLEAIAEQVDQYVGAMDFAFLYNLRKKTLSVGYDAAIAALASSTYDLLASEARIAAFVAIAKGDVPQDSWFHLGRTHVASRRTRVLASWTGTMFEYLMPAIWMRHYPRTLMQDSMKAIVRLQQAFTRSRNLPWGVSESGFVGPGGHEYGYAAFGLPDVALNPRNGRALVISPYSSFLALLIDVRGSLRNLRRIERLGWAGVYGLYEAVDVSYGEPLPVRAWMAHHQGMSLLAVCNVLCDNVLQQHFHAEPQVLATELLLHERVPTLAIADLEEWLVPPRPMGEETAV is encoded by the coding sequence ATGAAGATGCATGAGCCTGCCGTCGACCCACGGGTCACCAGCCGGGTTGCGGCGTGCATCGGCATCGTGCCTGGTGGTGATGCCCGCATCGACCTGCAGGCGTGCCGGCGGGTCGGCCGGGAGGCGGCGCTGGCGTTGCCCGAGGCACGACGAGGTCACGGCAGGGCGAGCCAGATCCGGCGTCTGACTGCGCGTCTTCGGGTGCACCTGAAGTCCGCCATGGCGCGGACCTACGCCTCGGCTGACGTGCGCACGTGGCTCACCGAGAACGCGCGCCTGCTCGCCTCGGCCGAAAGCGAGGCCCGCGACTTCCTCTGGAACTCGCACGACTATCCGTCGGTGTCGTACGCGGGCGCCGAGCGACCGCGCGTGAGTGTGCTCGCTGCCGGTTATCTCGACGATGCGGCGAAGGCCGGCTTCAGCGAGGAGGGCCTCGCGGCCTTCCTTCGCGGCGCGCAGGACGCACACGACCTGCAGCTCGGCGAACTATGGGCGGTGCGCGGAGCGCTGATGCTCGAACTGCTGCACCGGGTCGTCGAGGCTGCCGCCGACGTGGACGAAGCGCGGCTGCCGCTCTTGATCGACAGCATCCGCCGTATTGGCGACGCGAACTGGAAGCAGCTGTTCGCCGCGGTCAGCGTCGTCGATGGCGTACTGGTGGCCGACCCGTCGGGCGCCTACGCGGCCATGGACGACGGCAGCCGGGACGCCTATCGCCACGTGGTGTCCCACCTGGCGCGTCACGGGTCCGCAAGCGAGCGTGAGGTTGCGGAGGCAGCCGTGTGCCTCGCCGATGCGGTGGCCGACGCCCAGGCGCCGGGCGTGATCGATGCCGGGACGCGGCGCACCCACGTCGGGTACTACCTGGTGGACGACGGCCTGCCGGCGCTCAAGACTCTCGTCGGCTACCGCGCTCCGTTGCTTCGGCGCGTCGCCGACGTGGTGACCAGCGCCCCGGCCGGGTTCTACCTGGGAGGCGTCAGCCTCGTGACGCTGGCGATCGTCGTGTCGACGCTCGACCTGATCGACGCCCCGGCCACGATCTGGGTGGCCTTCCTGCTCCTGCTGCTGCCGGCGATGCAGGCGGCGGTCGAATTCGTCAACGCGCTCGTGCCCGCCGTGACGCGCCCGCGGGGCGTGCCCAAACTCGACTTCTCGAAAGGCATCCCGCCCGACTGCGAGACGATGGTCGCGGTGCCTGCGCTGCTGCTGAACGAGCAGCACGTGCACGAGTTGGTGATGGACCTCGAGATTCGGTACCTCGCCAACCGCGACCCGCAGCTCTACTTCGCGCTCCTGAGCGACTCGGTGGACGCCGTCGACAGTGCTGGTGCCGCGTGCGAGCCCCTCGTGCCCCTGGCAATCTCCCTGATCGACGGCCTGAATGCGCGGTATGGCACCGCGGGACGGACACCGTTCTACCTGTTCCATCGGCACCGTGTGTACAACGCGTCGGAGCAGCGGTGGATGGGATGGGAGCGCAAGCGCGGCAAGCTACTGGACCTGAACCGGCTGCTGCGGGGCGGATACGACAGCTTCCCGGTGAAGGTGGGCAACCTCGACGTGTTGCCGCGCATCCGTTACGTGATCACGCTCGACAGCGACACGCAGCTGCCGCGCGAGGCCGCGCACCGCCTGATCGGCGCGCTCGCGCATCCGCTGAACCGGGCCGTGATCGATCACGCCAGCCAGCAGGTTGTCGAAGGCTACGGCATCCTGCAGCCGCGCATCGGCATCAGCACGCAGTCGGCGTCGCGCAGTTGGTTGGCGCGGCTGCTGTCGGGACAGACCGGCATCGATATCTACACGCGGGCGATTTCCGACCCGTACCAGGATCTGTTCGGTGAAGGCAGTTACACCGGCAAGGGCATCTACGACGTCGACGCGTTCCATGCCGTGCTCGAACAGCGCTTCCCGGAAAACGCGCTCCTCAGTCACGACCTCATCGAAGGCATCGTGGCGCGGGCCGCGCTGGTGTCCGACATCGAGCTGATCGACGACTACCCGACGCACTTCAGCGCCTACAGCCGACGCAAGCACCGCTGGATGCGTGGCGACTGGCAGATCCTCCGCTGGCTGATGCCGCGCGTGCCGGACGGCCTCGGCCGCATGGTCGAGAACCACTTCAACGCCATCTCGCGCTGGAAGATTCTCGACAACCTGCGCCGCAGCCTCCTCGAGCCCGCGATGGTGTTGCTGTTGCTCGCCGGCTGGTTCGTGCTGCGTGGTGGTGCGGGACTGTGGACGGCCCTGAGCATCGCGATGCTGCTGCTGCCCGTGTACGCCGGACTGGCTGTCTCGCTGCTGCGCGCGCCGTGGGGACGCACCGGATTCCTGCGATGGTGCGCAAGCACCCTGCGTTCGTTCGCCCGCCAGCATCTGATGGTCATGCTGACGCTGACCTTCCTGCTGTACGACGCCCTGCTCGCGCTCGATGCCATCGTGCGGTCGCTGTCGCGCGTGTTCGTGACCAGGAAGCGACTGCTCGAATGGGAAACCGCGGCGGAGACACGCAACGCCAGCGGGCCGAAGCGAGCAGCCGACGCCTACCTCGACTGGTCGCCGGCGATCGTCCTGACCCTGCTGGCCGCCCTGGTCGCCATTCGTCCGTCATCGGTGCCGGCCGCCTCGCCGGTGCTGGCGCTCTGGTTCTGCGCCCGCCCGCTCGCCGCCTGGCTCAGTCGCGCGCCCGGCAACGGCCGCGTCGCCGTGTCGGCAGACGACGAGGCGTGGCTGCGCACGCAGGCGTGGCGCATGTGGCGCTACTTTCGCGAGTTCAGCACCGCGGGACGCAACTGGCTCATCCCGGATCACGTGCGCGAGGATGGCGTCGCGGCCGAACGGCTCTCGCCGACCAATCTCGGCTTCCTGCTGAACGCCCGCGTCGCGGCGGTACACCTGGGCCAGCTCACGGTCGAGGAGTTCGCGCGCGAGACCCGGTTGACCCTCGACGGCATGCGCAAGCTGCCCCTGATCCGCGGCCACGTGCCCAACTGGACCGACGTCGAGACCTGCCGCGTGCTGGACCCGATGTTCGTCTCCACTGTCGACAGCGGCAACCTCGTGGCGAGCCTGTGGACACTGAAGCAGGCGGCGACGACGTTCGCACGGGAGGCGCCGCCAGCGGATCGGCTCTGGGGCGGCATTCGTGATCTGGCCCGGCTCCTTGCCAGCACGAGCCATCCGGGCGCACACGCGCTCGCGGAACGCGTGTTGCGCGTGGACGGAGCGTGGGCGTCGGCGTTGCCGCAGCTCGAAGAGTTGGCGCGCCATTTCGCAGCGGACGTGACGGCTCTCGAAGTCAGTGCGAATTCGGGCGACGACGTGTCCTGGTGGGCGGTGGAGCTCGTCGAGCGCCTGGCGCAGGCACGTGCGTGGATGTCGGCGGGGCTCACGCCGGCGACACGCGCGGACCTCGAGGCCATCGCCGAGCAGGTGGATCAGTACGTCGGCGCGATGGACTTCGCCTTCCTGTACAACCTGCGCAAGAAGACGCTCTCGGTCGGCTACGACGCGGCGATCGCCGCCCTCGCCAGCTCTACGTATGACCTGCTGGCGTCTGAGGCACGGATTGCGGCCTTCGTGGCCATCGCGAAAGGCGATGTTCCGCAGGACAGCTGGTTCCACCTTGGACGCACGCACGTCGCATCGCGGCGTACCCGGGTGCTCGCCTCGTGGACGGGCACGATGTTCGAGTACCTCATGCCAGCGATCTGGATGCGTCACTACCCGCGCACACTCATGCAGGACAGCATGAAGGCGATCGTGCGGCTGCAGCAGGCGTTCACGCGCTCACGCAACCTGCCCTGGGGCGTGTCCGAATCCGGATTCGTCGGGCCAGGCGGCCACGAGTACGGCTATGCCGCGTTCGGCCTGCCGGACGTCGCGCTCAATCCGCGCAACGGCCGGGCGCTCGTCATCTCGCCGTACTCGTCGTTCCTGGCGCTGCTGATCGACGTTCGCGGCAGCCTGCGCAACCTGCGCCGCATCGAGCGCCTCGGCTGGGCCGGCGTGTACGGGCTGTACGAGGCGGTGGACGTCAGCTACGGGGAGCCGTTACCGGTGCGCGCCTGGATGGCGCACCACCAGGGCATGAGCCTGCTGGCGGTCTGCAACGTCCTCTGCGACAACGTCCTGCAGCAGCATTTCCACGCAGAGCCACAGGTGCTGGCCACGGAGCTGCTGCTCCACGAGCGTGTACCGACGCTCGCCATCGCCGATCTCGAGGAGTGGCTGGTCCCACCGCGACCGATGGGTGAGGAGACCGCGGTCTAG
- a CDS encoding Mov34/MPN/PAD-1 family protein — protein sequence MIVPPDAHGSAIARHAESDPAEECCGLMLGRFSDDGTTIVIEGLADDAARGR from the coding sequence GTGATCGTCCCGCCGGACGCGCATGGTTCTGCGATCGCCCGCCACGCCGAATCCGATCCCGCCGAGGAATGTTGCGGGTTGATGCTGGGGCGCTTCTCCGACGACGGGACCACGATCGTCATCGAAGGCCTTGCAGACGACGCTGCGCGGGGCCGCTAG
- a CDS encoding PLP-dependent cysteine synthase family protein, producing the protein MTTGPTQGGSILDHIGNTPLLRLTRVGGMGDGVPDGVEVHAKAEHLNPSGSVKDRAALGMTLEGLRSGAMAPGKMILDATSGNTGIAYAMIGAALGYPVTICLPSNASPERKRILRIHGCEVIDTDPLSGTDGAQKEARRLVAQSPDRYFYPDQYNNPANWRAHFDHTGVEIWEQTGGRVTHFIAGLGTSGTFIGTARRLKEYDARIRCISMQPDMPLHGLEGMKHMASAVVPGIYDASVADEEVVVGSHEAQDMARRLAREEGLLVGVSAGANVYAAVRLARTLPPGSVVVTILCDTGSRYLSEQFWTGDVR; encoded by the coding sequence ATGACGACTGGGCCTACGCAGGGTGGCAGCATCCTGGACCACATCGGAAACACGCCGCTCCTCCGCCTGACGCGTGTCGGAGGCATGGGCGACGGCGTGCCCGATGGCGTCGAGGTCCATGCCAAGGCCGAGCACCTCAACCCCAGCGGATCCGTGAAGGATCGTGCAGCCCTGGGGATGACGCTCGAGGGGCTCCGTTCCGGAGCCATGGCGCCTGGCAAGATGATCCTCGACGCCACCAGCGGCAACACGGGGATTGCCTACGCGATGATCGGCGCGGCCCTCGGCTATCCGGTCACCATCTGCCTGCCGTCCAACGCGAGCCCCGAGCGCAAGCGCATCCTGCGGATCCACGGCTGCGAGGTCATCGACACCGACCCACTGTCTGGCACCGATGGTGCGCAGAAGGAAGCGCGGCGGCTGGTGGCACAGTCTCCGGATCGCTATTTCTATCCCGACCAGTACAACAACCCCGCCAACTGGCGGGCCCACTTCGATCACACCGGCGTCGAGATCTGGGAGCAGACCGGCGGGCGCGTCACACACTTCATCGCCGGGCTCGGCACCTCGGGGACGTTCATCGGCACGGCACGCCGCCTCAAGGAGTACGACGCGCGCATCCGGTGCATCTCGATGCAGCCAGACATGCCGCTGCACGGCCTGGAGGGCATGAAACACATGGCGAGCGCGGTCGTGCCCGGGATCTACGACGCCTCGGTGGCCGATGAAGAGGTGGTCGTCGGCAGTCATGAGGCGCAGGACATGGCGCGACGCCTCGCCCGCGAGGAGGGGTTGCTGGTCGGAGTCAGCGCCGGGGCCAACGTCTACGCGGCTGTGCGCCTCGCACGCACGCTGCCGCCTGGATCCGTCGTCGTGACCATCCTCTGCGACACGGGCAGCCGTTACCTGAGTGAGCAATTCTGGACTGGAGACGTACGGTGA